Below is a window of Pseudanabaenaceae cyanobacterium SKYG29 DNA.
CTCGTCGCCGAACAGCTCGATGCGCGTGACATACTCTTCATCAGCAGGTTGCACATCGATTACATCGCCGCGAATACGGAACGTGCCTCGCCCCAGCACCATGTCGGAGCGTGTATACTGCAGTTCCACCAGGCGCATCGCCAGCTCGCGCGGGTCGATACGGTCGCCACGCTTGACGGTTACGATACTGCGCAGGTATTCAGCGGGCGAGCCCAGCCCGTAGATGCTCGACACACTGGCGACGACGATAACATCCCGTCGTTCCAGCACGGCTTGTGTGGCGGCGTGGCGCAAGCGGTCAATTTCGTCGTTGATGGAAGCGGTTTTCTCGATGTAGGTATCAGATTGGGGCACATAGGCTTCTGGCTGATAATAATCGTAATAACTGATGAAAAAGTGGACGGCGTTTTCGGGGAAAAAGGCGCGAAACTCCTGACACAGCTGCGCCGCCAG
It encodes the following:
- a CDS encoding DEAD/DEAH box helicase family protein, with translation MFRLSTEFQPRGDQPQAIEKLVEGLNRGYEFQTLLGATGTGKTFTMASVIAAVQRPALVIAHNKTLAAQLCQEFRAFFPENAVHFFISYYDYYQPEAYVPQSDTYIEKTASINDEIDRLRHAATQAVLERRDVIVVASVSSIYGLGSPAEYLRSIVTVKRGDRIDPRELAMRLVELQYTRSDMVLGRGTFRIRGDVIDVQPADEEYVTRIELFGDE